A section of the Jatrophihabitans sp. genome encodes:
- a CDS encoding NADH-quinone oxidoreductase subunit C, with protein MTTGPDFNPEVALGQASGSLPADRQTPGMFGVMGSGDTSGFSGLQREPWIELPVGRPYGGYFDEVMDAFAEAYPEHEAAVEKVVLHRGQLTVHLRREHVARVCQVFRDDPALRFELLSSVSGVDYLAREGMDGKRLHAVYHLTSMTFRRRIRLEVAVSTADPHIPSVTGVYPTADWQERETWDLFGMIFDGHPALTRIMMPDDWDGHPQRKDYPLGGVVTEYKDGASIPPPDERRAYR; from the coding sequence ATGACCACCGGCCCGGACTTCAACCCCGAGGTGGCCCTGGGCCAGGCCTCGGGCAGCCTGCCGGCCGACCGCCAGACTCCCGGCATGTTCGGGGTCATGGGCTCGGGCGACACCTCCGGCTTCTCCGGTCTGCAGCGCGAGCCGTGGATCGAGCTGCCCGTCGGGCGCCCGTACGGGGGGTACTTCGACGAGGTGATGGACGCCTTCGCCGAGGCCTATCCCGAGCACGAGGCCGCGGTCGAGAAGGTGGTGCTGCACCGGGGCCAGCTGACCGTGCACCTGCGGCGCGAGCACGTGGCGCGGGTCTGCCAGGTGTTTCGGGACGACCCGGCGCTGCGGTTCGAGTTGCTGTCCAGCGTCTCGGGGGTGGACTACCTGGCTCGTGAGGGGATGGACGGCAAGCGGCTGCACGCGGTCTACCACCTGACCTCGATGACCTTCCGACGCCGGATCCGGCTCGAGGTCGCGGTCAGCACCGCCGACCCGCACATCCCGTCGGTCACCGGCGTCTACCCGACGGCCGACTGGCAGGAGCGCGAGACCTGGGACCTGTTCGGGATGATCTTCGACGGCCACCCGGCGCTGACCCGGATCATGATGCCCGACGACTGGGACGGCCACCCCCAGCGCAAGGATTACCCGCTCGGCGGCGTGGTGACCGAGTACAAGGACGGCGCGAGCATCCCGCCGCCGGACGAACGGCGGGCCTACCGATGA
- a CDS encoding NADH-quinone oxidoreductase subunit D, with protein MTTSDFYSPSRETTEGRIYNVSGGDWDSVLGAEPLGEERLVINMGPQHPSTHGVLRLVLELEGETVTDARVVVGYLHTGIEKNTEFRNWTQGSAFVTRCDYLSNLFNESVYSMAVERLLDTVVPERANLIRLMMMEINRISSHWVWLATGGMELGALTAMTNGFRARERCLDIFELITGLRMNHAYIRPGGLAMDLPEDAIPKIRGWIKETDKEILGVDRLLRGQPIWINRLKGVGWIGVEGCLSLGVTGPLLRAAGLPWDLRKTEPYLGYETYDFDVPTDDGGDCWSRFVVRVAEMRESLRIIAQVLDRISQTPGPVMVDDPKIAWPAQLSIGSDGMGNSAAHVNKIMNGSMESLIHHFKLVTEGFRVPAGQVYVPVEGPRGELGAHVVSDGGTRPYRVHLRDPSFINLQAAAAMSIGGQIADVIASIASIDPVMGGCDR; from the coding sequence GTGACCACTTCCGATTTCTACAGCCCGTCCCGCGAGACCACCGAGGGCCGGATCTACAACGTCTCGGGCGGCGACTGGGACTCGGTGCTCGGCGCCGAGCCGCTGGGCGAGGAACGCCTGGTCATCAACATGGGCCCGCAGCACCCCTCGACGCACGGCGTGCTGCGGCTGGTGCTCGAACTCGAAGGCGAGACGGTCACCGACGCCCGGGTGGTGGTCGGGTACCTGCACACCGGCATCGAGAAGAACACCGAGTTCCGCAACTGGACCCAGGGCAGCGCCTTCGTGACCCGGTGCGACTACCTGTCGAACCTGTTCAACGAGTCGGTCTACTCGATGGCCGTCGAGCGGCTGCTCGACACGGTCGTGCCCGAACGCGCCAACCTGATCCGGCTGATGATGATGGAGATCAACCGGATCTCCTCACACTGGGTGTGGCTGGCCACCGGAGGCATGGAGCTGGGCGCGCTGACCGCGATGACCAACGGATTCCGGGCCCGGGAGCGCTGCCTGGACATCTTCGAGCTGATCACCGGCCTGCGGATGAACCACGCCTACATCAGGCCGGGTGGCCTGGCCATGGACCTCCCCGAGGACGCCATACCCAAGATCCGCGGCTGGATCAAGGAGACCGACAAGGAGATCCTCGGGGTCGACCGGTTGCTACGCGGCCAGCCGATCTGGATCAACCGGCTCAAGGGAGTCGGCTGGATCGGGGTCGAGGGCTGCCTGTCCCTCGGCGTGACCGGGCCGTTGCTGCGGGCCGCCGGCCTGCCGTGGGACCTGCGCAAGACCGAGCCCTACCTCGGCTATGAGACCTATGACTTCGACGTGCCCACCGACGACGGCGGTGACTGCTGGAGCCGGTTCGTGGTGCGGGTCGCCGAGATGCGCGAGAGCCTGCGGATCATCGCCCAGGTCCTCGACCGGATCTCCCAGACCCCGGGACCGGTGATGGTCGACGATCCCAAGATCGCCTGGCCGGCCCAGCTGTCGATCGGCTCGGACGGGATGGGCAACTCTGCCGCGCACGTCAACAAGATCATGAACGGCTCGATGGAATCGCTGATCCACCACTTCAAGCTGGTCACCGAGGGCTTCCGGGTGCCGGCCGGGCAGGTCTACGTGCCGGTCGAGGGCCCGCGCGGCGAACTCGGCGCGCACGTGGTCTCCGACGGTGGCACCCGGCCCTACCGGGTGCACCTGCGCGACCCCTCCTTCATCAACCTGCAAGCTGCCGCGGCGATGTCGATCGGCGGCCAGATCGCCGACGTGATCGCCTCGATCGCCTCGATCGACCCGGTGATGGGTGGGTGTGACCGCTGA
- the nuoE gene encoding NADH-quinone oxidoreductase subunit NuoE — protein sequence MSSNTRLSLIDIGRPGDPAVFDADVRAAAVEIIARYPLGQARSALLPMLHLVQSEQGYVSADGIAFCAELLELTKAQVAAVATFYTMYKRSPTGEYLVSVCTNTLCAMLGGDEIYQALSEQLGVGMNQTAGTPGEPGSITLEHAECLAACDYAPIVTVNYEFFDNQSVDSALGLVAELRAGNRPQPSRGAPLCSFKEISRQIAGFVDQRPASRRAEATGAPTEAGVRLAHELGQQAPGYPPGADAGSSSADAERVAVDNSGKPDYTSSNDAPLNTYKSDPAADSPTGGQSERVDRTDEVDRADKGQ from the coding sequence ATGAGTAGCAACACTCGCCTGAGCCTGATCGACATCGGACGCCCCGGTGACCCGGCCGTCTTCGACGCCGACGTCCGCGCCGCGGCGGTCGAGATCATCGCCCGCTACCCGCTGGGCCAGGCCCGCTCGGCGCTGCTGCCGATGCTGCACCTGGTGCAGTCCGAGCAGGGTTATGTCTCGGCCGACGGGATCGCCTTCTGCGCCGAGCTGCTGGAGCTGACCAAGGCGCAGGTGGCCGCGGTGGCCACCTTCTACACGATGTACAAGCGGTCCCCGACCGGTGAGTACCTGGTCAGCGTCTGCACCAACACCCTGTGCGCGATGCTGGGCGGTGACGAGATCTACCAGGCGCTGTCCGAGCAACTGGGCGTCGGGATGAACCAGACCGCCGGCACTCCCGGCGAGCCCGGCTCGATCACCTTGGAGCACGCCGAGTGCCTGGCCGCCTGTGACTACGCCCCGATCGTGACGGTCAACTACGAGTTCTTCGACAACCAGAGCGTGGACTCGGCCCTGGGCCTGGTAGCCGAGCTGCGGGCGGGCAACCGACCGCAGCCGAGCCGGGGCGCGCCGCTGTGCAGCTTCAAGGAGATCTCGCGCCAGATCGCCGGTTTCGTCGATCAGCGGCCCGCTTCACGCCGGGCCGAGGCGACCGGCGCGCCCACCGAGGCCGGCGTCCGGCTGGCCCACGAACTCGGCCAGCAGGCGCCGGGTTACCCGCCGGGTGCCGACGCCGGTTCCAGCTCTGCCGATGCCGAGCGGGTGGCCGTCGACAACTCCGGCAAGCCCGACTACACCAGCTCCAACGACGCGCCCTTGAACACGTATAAGAGCGATCCGGCCGCGGACTCACCGACCGGCGGTCAGAGCGAGCGGGTTGACAGAACTGATGAAGTCGACAGAGCCGACAAGGGACAGTGA
- the nuoF gene encoding NADH-quinone oxidoreductase subunit NuoF: MPLTPVLTKRFGANAPWLLDNYVKLDGYAGLRKALTMQPDELIALVKDSNLRGRGGAGFPTGMKWQFIPQAKPGEAAKPHYVVVNADEGEPGTCRDLPLMMNDPHSMIEGIIIACYAVRAQHAFVYIRGEAVHAIRRVTQAVNEAYAKGYLGDNVLGSGLRFDMTVHAGAGAYICGEETALLDSLEGKRGQPRLKPPFPATNGLYDAPTVVNNVGTLASVPYIVLGGAAWHKQMGPDGSPGTSIYSLSGRVANPGQYEAPMGTTLRELLEMAGGMSRGKPLKFWTPGGSSTPLFTAEHLDVPLDFDEVAKSGSMNGTSAVMVFDSDDSVVQAVLKWTQFYEHESCGKCTPCREGNYWTAQILERIWHGQGTLADLDVLLDVSDNILGRSFCALGDGATSCITSSIQYFRDEYLALIEKNPNSGVQPHPPALTGAPA, encoded by the coding sequence ATGCCGCTTACTCCGGTCCTGACCAAGCGGTTCGGCGCCAACGCGCCGTGGCTGCTGGACAACTACGTCAAGCTCGACGGCTACGCCGGCCTGCGCAAGGCCCTGACGATGCAGCCGGACGAGTTGATCGCGCTGGTGAAGGACTCCAACCTGCGAGGCCGCGGCGGCGCCGGCTTCCCGACCGGGATGAAATGGCAGTTCATCCCGCAGGCCAAGCCGGGCGAGGCGGCCAAGCCGCACTACGTGGTGGTCAACGCCGACGAGGGCGAACCGGGCACCTGCCGGGACCTGCCGCTGATGATGAACGACCCGCACTCGATGATCGAAGGGATCATCATCGCCTGCTACGCCGTCCGGGCGCAGCACGCCTTCGTCTACATCCGCGGCGAGGCGGTGCACGCGATCCGCCGGGTCACCCAGGCGGTGAACGAGGCCTACGCCAAGGGCTATCTGGGCGACAACGTGCTCGGCAGCGGCCTGCGCTTCGACATGACGGTGCACGCGGGCGCCGGGGCCTACATCTGCGGCGAGGAGACCGCGCTGCTGGACTCGCTGGAGGGCAAGCGGGGTCAGCCGCGGCTCAAGCCGCCGTTCCCGGCGACCAACGGCCTCTACGACGCACCGACGGTGGTGAACAACGTCGGCACCCTGGCCAGCGTGCCCTACATCGTGCTGGGCGGCGCCGCCTGGCACAAGCAGATGGGCCCGGACGGCTCGCCCGGAACCTCGATCTACTCGCTGTCCGGCCGGGTCGCCAACCCGGGCCAGTACGAGGCGCCGATGGGCACCACGCTGCGCGAGTTGCTGGAGATGGCCGGTGGCATGAGCCGCGGCAAGCCGCTGAAGTTCTGGACGCCGGGCGGGTCCTCGACCCCGCTGTTCACCGCAGAGCACCTCGACGTGCCGCTGGACTTCGACGAGGTGGCCAAGAGCGGCTCGATGAACGGCACGTCGGCGGTGATGGTGTTCGACTCCGACGACAGCGTCGTGCAGGCCGTGCTGAAGTGGACGCAGTTCTACGAGCACGAGTCCTGCGGCAAGTGCACGCCATGCCGCGAGGGCAACTATTGGACCGCCCAGATCCTGGAACGGATCTGGCACGGTCAGGGCACCCTGGCCGACCTGGACGTCCTGCTCGACGTCAGCGACAACATCCTGGGCCGCTCGTTCTGCGCGCTGGGTGACGGCGCGACCAGCTGCATCACCTCCTCCATCCAGTACTTCCGCGACGAATACCTCGCCCTGATCGAGAAGAACCCGAACAGCGGCGTCCAGCCGCACCCGCCAGCCCTGACCGGAGCACCCGCATGA
- a CDS encoding NADH-quinone oxidoreductase subunit G → MTVAPEKPAGQRPAEDLVTVTIDGIETAVEKGTLLIRVAEQLGIHIPRFCDHPLLEPAGACRQCLVEVTDMGNGRGMPKPAASCTTTVMPGMVVKTQLTSAVADKAQQGVMELLLINHPLDCPVCDKGGECPLQNQAMSNGRADSRFSEIKRTFAKPVAVSSQVLLDRERCVLCQRCTRFSEQIAGDPFIDLLERGPLQQIGTSTDTPFQSYFSGNTVQICPVGALTGASYRFRARPFDLMSTPSVCEHCSSGCALRTDWRRTKITRRLAGEDAEVNEEWNCDKGRWAFQYINQPDRLLAPLIRDRSGRLVETSWPQALEAAAAGLARARDNGGVGVLPGGRLTEEDAYAYAKFARVALGTNDIDFRARPGSAEELAFLGAEVAGSSPETGALTYTDLEQAGTVLLVGFEPEEESPITFLRLHKGVRNGRCAVYSIAALASRGLDKLAGRLLPTTPGAEAEAIAAVDGELRAALAGGVILVGERMAGVPGALSAVSELAASTGARLAWVPRRAGERGAVDAGALPNLLPGGRSVSDDAARAEVERIWNAHLPTAPGRDLPALLAAALAEEAPLGGLLVGGVELADLPDPALAEAALAAAGFVVSLEIRQSAVTAHADVVLPVAVAAEKAGRFVTWEGRRRPFDLTLTNTGQMADGRVLNALADELDIDLGLPSPASARDELAVLGVSAGRGRRPEPVRAPAGRTGPGIVLATWHELIDGGRLTDGELNLAGTSKPLRVMMAGATAAELGISAGDLAAVSTAHGSLTAPVELTERAVTGVVWLPTNHRDGSVRKVLRAVHGDQVTVTRVQPGSARDASGEWR, encoded by the coding sequence ATGACCGTCGCCCCCGAGAAGCCCGCCGGGCAACGCCCGGCCGAGGACCTGGTCACCGTCACCATCGACGGCATCGAGACCGCGGTCGAGAAGGGCACCCTGCTGATCCGGGTCGCCGAGCAGCTGGGCATCCACATCCCGCGGTTCTGCGACCACCCGTTGCTGGAGCCGGCCGGCGCCTGCCGGCAGTGCCTGGTCGAGGTGACCGACATGGGCAACGGCCGCGGCATGCCCAAGCCGGCCGCGTCCTGCACCACCACGGTCATGCCGGGCATGGTGGTCAAGACCCAGCTGACCTCGGCGGTGGCCGACAAGGCCCAGCAGGGCGTGATGGAGCTGCTGCTGATCAACCACCCGCTGGACTGCCCGGTCTGCGACAAGGGCGGCGAGTGCCCGCTGCAGAACCAGGCGATGAGCAACGGCCGCGCCGACTCCCGGTTCTCCGAGATCAAGCGCACCTTCGCCAAGCCGGTCGCGGTGTCCAGCCAGGTGTTGCTGGACCGGGAACGCTGCGTGCTGTGCCAGCGCTGCACCCGGTTCTCCGAGCAGATCGCCGGCGACCCGTTCATCGACCTGCTCGAGCGGGGCCCGCTGCAGCAGATCGGCACCTCCACCGACACCCCGTTCCAGTCCTACTTCTCCGGCAACACCGTGCAGATCTGCCCGGTCGGCGCGCTGACCGGCGCCTCCTACCGGTTCCGGGCCCGGCCCTTCGACCTGATGTCGACGCCGAGCGTCTGTGAGCACTGCTCCTCCGGCTGCGCGCTGCGCACCGACTGGCGGCGCACCAAGATCACCCGCCGGCTCGCCGGTGAGGACGCCGAGGTCAACGAGGAGTGGAACTGCGACAAGGGCCGGTGGGCCTTCCAGTACATCAACCAGCCCGACCGGCTGCTGGCCCCGCTGATCCGCGACCGGTCCGGCCGGCTGGTCGAGACGTCCTGGCCGCAGGCGCTGGAAGCGGCCGCGGCCGGTCTGGCGCGGGCCCGCGACAACGGCGGGGTCGGCGTGCTGCCCGGTGGCCGGCTGACCGAGGAGGACGCCTACGCCTACGCCAAGTTCGCCCGGGTGGCGCTGGGCACCAACGACATCGACTTCCGGGCCCGGCCGGGCTCGGCCGAGGAGTTGGCGTTCCTGGGCGCCGAGGTGGCCGGCAGCTCTCCCGAGACCGGGGCGCTCACCTACACCGACCTGGAGCAGGCCGGCACCGTCCTGCTGGTCGGGTTCGAGCCGGAGGAGGAGTCACCGATCACCTTCCTGCGGCTGCACAAGGGGGTTCGCAACGGCCGGTGCGCGGTGTACTCGATCGCGGCGCTGGCCAGCCGCGGCCTCGACAAGCTAGCCGGACGGCTGCTGCCGACGACGCCCGGCGCCGAGGCCGAGGCGATCGCTGCCGTGGACGGCGAGCTGCGTGCGGCGCTGGCCGGCGGAGTGATCCTGGTCGGCGAGCGGATGGCCGGGGTTCCCGGAGCGCTGAGCGCGGTGTCGGAACTGGCCGCCAGCACCGGCGCCCGGCTGGCGTGGGTGCCCCGGCGGGCCGGCGAGCGCGGGGCGGTGGACGCCGGCGCGCTGCCGAACCTGCTGCCCGGCGGCCGCTCGGTCAGTGACGACGCCGCCCGGGCCGAGGTGGAGCGGATCTGGAACGCGCACCTGCCGACCGCTCCCGGCCGGGACCTGCCCGCCCTGCTGGCAGCCGCGCTGGCCGAGGAGGCGCCGCTCGGCGGCCTGCTGGTCGGCGGCGTGGAGCTGGCCGACCTGCCGGATCCGGCGCTGGCCGAGGCGGCGCTGGCCGCTGCCGGCTTCGTGGTGAGCCTGGAGATCCGGCAGTCGGCGGTCACGGCGCACGCCGACGTGGTGCTGCCGGTGGCGGTGGCGGCTGAGAAGGCCGGCCGCTTCGTCACCTGGGAAGGCCGCCGGCGGCCGTTCGACCTGACCCTCACCAACACCGGCCAGATGGCCGACGGCCGGGTGCTCAATGCCTTGGCCGACGAGCTCGACATCGACCTGGGGCTGCCTAGCCCGGCCAGCGCGCGCGACGAGCTCGCGGTCCTCGGCGTCAGCGCCGGCCGCGGCCGCCGGCCCGAGCCGGTCCGGGCGCCTGCCGGGCGCACCGGCCCCGGCATCGTGCTGGCGACCTGGCACGAGCTGATCGACGGTGGCCGGCTCACCGACGGTGAGCTGAACCTGGCCGGCACCAGCAAGCCGCTGCGGGTGATGATGGCCGGCGCCACCGCCGCCGAGCTGGGCATCAGCGCCGGTGACCTGGCCGCGGTCAGCACCGCGCACGGCTCGCTGACCGCGCCGGTCGAGCTGACCGAGCGGGCGGTGACCGGCGTGGTGTGGCTGCCGACCAATCACCGGGACGGGTCGGTGCGTAAGGTGCTGCGCGCGGTCCATGGCGATCAGGTCACGGTGACTCGGGTCCAACCGGGCTCGGCACGTGACGCTTCCGGTGAGTGGAGGTAG
- the nuoH gene encoding NADH-quinone oxidoreductase subunit NuoH, translating to MIKLGLTQGPDLHLLAETDPNATLAGFGHDPFWLILIKVFAVFAFLVAMTLFAIVFERKVVGRMQNRIGPNRTGPWGILQSLADGVKLAFKEEIIPTLADKPVYWIAPVVSTVPAFLAFSVIPFGPEVSIFGERTMLQLTDLPVGVLVIFACSALGVYGIVLSGWASGSTYPLLGGLRSAAQMISYEIALGLSIVMVFLYSGTMSTSGIVEYQREHLWNAIPLFVSFGIFVIAMVGETNRAPFDLPEAESELVGGFHTEYSSMKFALFFLAEYINMVTVSALATTLFLGGWRAPFPLSLWEGANSGWWPILWFTAKVILFIFGFVWLRGTLPRMRYDQFMHLGWKVLIPLNLAWIMAVTTMRVLRDRGWSALTVMLLVGLPIIAMIGLWAVLDARRSKRIEAELAAEEADEASRPAAFPIPPMDLVVPPSPRLVNAGVSSPALPAPERSLSERP from the coding sequence ATGATCAAGCTGGGGCTCACTCAAGGGCCTGACCTTCACCTGCTGGCTGAGACCGACCCCAACGCGACGCTGGCCGGCTTCGGGCACGACCCGTTCTGGCTGATCCTGATCAAGGTGTTCGCGGTGTTCGCGTTCCTGGTCGCGATGACGCTGTTCGCGATCGTGTTCGAGCGCAAGGTCGTCGGCCGGATGCAGAACCGGATCGGTCCCAACCGCACCGGGCCCTGGGGCATCCTGCAGTCCCTGGCCGACGGCGTGAAGCTGGCCTTCAAAGAAGAGATCATCCCGACGCTGGCCGACAAGCCGGTGTACTGGATCGCGCCGGTGGTCTCGACGGTGCCGGCCTTCCTGGCGTTCTCGGTGATCCCGTTCGGCCCGGAGGTCTCGATCTTCGGCGAGCGCACCATGCTGCAGCTGACCGACCTGCCGGTCGGCGTGCTGGTGATCTTCGCCTGCTCCGCGCTCGGGGTGTACGGCATCGTGCTGTCGGGCTGGGCCTCGGGTTCGACCTATCCGCTGCTCGGCGGCCTGCGCTCGGCCGCCCAGATGATCTCCTACGAGATCGCCCTGGGCCTGTCCATCGTGATGGTCTTCCTCTACTCCGGCACCATGTCGACGTCGGGGATCGTGGAGTACCAGCGCGAGCACCTGTGGAACGCGATACCGCTGTTCGTGTCCTTCGGCATTTTCGTGATCGCCATGGTCGGTGAGACCAACCGGGCTCCGTTCGACCTGCCCGAGGCCGAGTCCGAGCTGGTCGGCGGCTTTCACACCGAGTACTCCTCGATGAAGTTCGCCCTGTTCTTCCTTGCCGAGTACATCAACATGGTCACCGTCTCGGCGCTGGCCACCACGCTGTTCCTCGGCGGCTGGCGCGCTCCGTTCCCGCTGTCGCTGTGGGAGGGCGCCAACTCGGGCTGGTGGCCGATCCTGTGGTTCACCGCCAAGGTGATCCTGTTCATCTTCGGCTTCGTCTGGCTGCGCGGCACGCTGCCCCGGATGCGCTACGACCAGTTCATGCACTTGGGCTGGAAGGTGCTCATCCCGCTCAACCTGGCCTGGATCATGGCCGTCACCACCATGCGGGTGCTGCGGGACCGGGGCTGGAGCGCCCTCACCGTGATGCTGCTGGTCGGCCTGCCGATCATCGCCATGATCGGGTTGTGGGCAGTGCTGGACGCCCGCCGCTCGAAGCGGATCGAGGCCGAGCTGGCCGCGGAGGAAGCCGACGAAGCCAGCCGCCCGGCAGCCTTCCCGATCCCGCCGATGGATCTGGTGGTGCCGCCCTCGCCCAGGCTGGTCAACGCCGGCGTGAGCTCGCCGGCACTGCCCGCTCCCGAACGATCTCTGTCCGAAAGGCCTTGA
- the nuoI gene encoding NADH-quinone oxidoreductase subunit NuoI — protein MADLPGPRPSADDAAEPTGAAVPRSLQAEVTGTEVRPAEAGLPAPGDVSAVALNENEFNHPNATVASFAAGFGLTFSTMFKKVYTQQYPFEVFPTAPRYHGRHVLNRHPDGLEKCIGCELCAWACPADAIYVEGGDNSEDARFSPGERYGKVYQINYLRCIFCGLCVEACPTRSLTMSNSYELALDNRQDLIYTKEQLMAPLLPGMEAPPHPMRLGDNEKAYYTPRKDEGAPQSAANVAGRPITSPAIEIGGHHA, from the coding sequence ATGGCTGACCTACCAGGTCCGCGGCCGTCCGCGGACGACGCCGCGGAGCCCACCGGCGCCGCGGTGCCCCGTAGTTTGCAGGCTGAGGTGACCGGGACCGAGGTGCGCCCGGCCGAGGCCGGGCTGCCGGCGCCGGGGGACGTCTCGGCGGTGGCGCTCAACGAGAACGAGTTCAACCACCCGAACGCGACCGTGGCCAGCTTCGCCGCCGGCTTCGGCCTGACCTTCTCGACCATGTTCAAGAAGGTCTACACCCAGCAGTACCCGTTCGAGGTCTTCCCGACGGCGCCGCGCTACCACGGCCGGCACGTGCTGAACCGGCATCCGGACGGCCTGGAGAAGTGCATCGGGTGCGAGTTGTGCGCCTGGGCCTGCCCGGCCGACGCGATCTACGTCGAGGGCGGCGACAACAGCGAGGACGCCAGGTTCTCCCCGGGTGAGCGCTACGGCAAGGTCTATCAGATCAACTACCTGCGCTGCATCTTCTGCGGCCTGTGCGTGGAGGCCTGCCCGACCCGTTCGCTGACCATGAGCAACTCCTACGAGCTGGCCCTGGACAACCGCCAGGACCTGATCTACACCAAGGAGCAGTTGATGGCCCCACTGCTGCCCGGCATGGAGGCGCCGCCGCATCCGATGCGCCTCGGCGACAACGAGAAGGCCTACTACACCCCGCGCAAGGACGAGGGAGCGCCCCAGAGCGCCGCCAATGTCGCCGGCCGGCCCATCACCAGCCCGGCTATCGAGATCGGCGGGCACCACGCATGA
- a CDS encoding NADH-quinone oxidoreductase subunit J, producing the protein MSAAPVVLAAAQVSTGEAVAFWILGPVALLGAIGMVLLRNAVHSALSLVTTMMCLGLFYLIQQGPFLGLVQIIVYTGAIMILFLFVLMLVGRDSADSLVETLRGQRAAALLFGVGFALLVALAIGSAFTGQEAKNLDAANSRSGTNVNGIAELLFTKYLFAFELTSALLIVAAVGAMVLAHVEREGPRPSQKTLARERIRSGRPQPLPGPGVLSSGNAVGTPALLPDGSVAGESLLGSGAEISVGAPHALPEREGDRL; encoded by the coding sequence ATGAGCGCGGCTCCGGTGGTGCTGGCCGCCGCCCAGGTGAGCACCGGTGAGGCGGTCGCGTTCTGGATTCTCGGGCCGGTCGCGCTGCTCGGCGCGATCGGCATGGTGCTGCTGCGCAACGCGGTGCACTCGGCGCTGTCCCTGGTCACGACGATGATGTGCCTGGGGCTGTTCTACCTGATCCAGCAAGGCCCGTTCCTGGGCCTGGTGCAGATCATCGTCTACACCGGCGCGATCATGATCCTGTTCCTGTTCGTGCTGATGCTGGTCGGGCGGGACTCGGCAGACTCGCTGGTCGAGACGCTGCGCGGGCAACGGGCGGCGGCCCTGCTGTTCGGGGTCGGGTTCGCCCTGCTGGTGGCGCTGGCGATCGGGAGCGCGTTCACCGGCCAGGAAGCCAAGAACCTGGACGCGGCCAACTCCCGGTCCGGCACCAATGTCAACGGGATCGCGGAACTGCTGTTCACCAAGTACCTCTTCGCCTTCGAGCTGACCTCGGCGCTGCTGATCGTGGCCGCCGTCGGGGCGATGGTGCTGGCCCACGTCGAGCGGGAGGGTCCGCGGCCGAGCCAGAAGACGCTGGCCAGAGAGCGGATCCGCTCCGGCCGGCCGCAGCCGCTGCCCGGGCCCGGCGTGCTGTCCTCGGGCAACGCGGTCGGCACCCCGGCGCTGCTGCCGGACGGCTCGGTCGCCGGCGAGTCGCTGCTGGGCAGCGGAGCCGAGATCAGCGTCGGCGCGCCCCACGCGCTGCCCGAACGGGAGGGTGATCGGCTGTGA
- the nuoK gene encoding NADH-quinone oxidoreductase subunit NuoK, with translation MTPTYYLVLSAALFSIGAVGVLVRRNAIVVFMCVELMLNAVNLSLVTFSRINGTLDGQIMAFFVMVVAAAEVVVGLAIIMSIFRTRRSASVDDANLLKY, from the coding sequence ATGACCCCCACCTACTATCTGGTGCTGTCCGCGGCGCTGTTCTCGATCGGCGCCGTCGGGGTGCTGGTCCGGCGCAACGCCATCGTGGTCTTCATGTGCGTCGAGCTGATGCTCAACGCGGTGAACCTGAGCCTGGTCACGTTCTCCCGCATCAACGGCACCCTGGATGGCCAGATCATGGCCTTCTTCGTGATGGTGGTGGCCGCGGCCGAAGTCGTGGTGGGCCTTGCCATCATCATGTCCATCTTCCGGACGCGGCGGTCGGCCTCGGTCGACGACGCGAACCTCCTGAAGTACTAA